The Propionispora hippei DSM 15287 DNA window AACACCATATAATTCGGGGAATAATGTTCCTTTAGCAAGCGCCTCCTGGGGATTAAAGGCCTGCTTGTAAAATTGCCAGGGTACGTACGAATGAGCCAGCCGCATCCCCATGTCCGCCGGACAAATCGTTCCTTCCATATACTCTTCGTCATAGGTACAATCATCAGTATCGGGTGACACATAGGTTTTCTTCGGTCTCCGTTCCACGCTTTATCCTCCTCTCAACTAACCCTAGTATATGTTATGTATACGGCTAGTCAAATGCCACAAAAAAACCGGCTCTGCCAACAAGACAGAGCCGGTAATTGTTATTTCTGTATTAACTGGCCAGCGGCATAATAAAAAAGGCCAGAAGGTATAGTACGATACCGGCCCCGCGGTACAGTCCGGCCAACACCCACACGAGCCGGATAAGCGACACATCCACTCCGGTATAATTGCTGACTCCGGCACACACCCCGAGGATCATGGCATGCGCCTGGTCAATCGCCAGCGGACGATGTAACGGCCCGCCGCCGGCCGTATTACTTTGCATGAACTGCCATATTGTCAAGCCACTAAATAGGTATGCACCAACCCGGATTACCCATACCACAACCGCCACCTCCCGGTTCCCGTAACAAACAATAGTTAGTAACAGTATTACCGGTTCTTGCTTCTTTTAATCAAAATCCCCGGCTGCCTCAGGCAGCCGGGGATTAATAGCAGGATTTCTAGCGGCGGTCTTTTAGCCGTTGCACCAGTTTTAATCTTTTTTCCGGTTTTTCCGGCAGCTCTGGCCCGGAAAGTTCATCCACCGGCACGGCCGGCCGTGCCGATCGCCGTCCGATATTAATTAAAATGCCCATAGCCACCAGATTAACAATCAGCGACGTGCCGCCAAAGCTAATGAACGGTAGGGGTACGCCGACTACCGGCAGCAAGCCTGACACCATACCGATATTGATTACCGCCTGGCCGGCTACCAGCAGGGTGACACCAATGGCCAGGATTTTGCCAAAGCCGTCCGGAGTCCGCCGGGCGATCTGTCCGCCATAACAGGCTAATAACCCCATCAGTACCAAAACCAGCAAAGCCCCAAAAAATCCCCATTCCTGGCACAGTACCGCAAAAGCAAAGTCGGTATGCGATTCGGGCAGGTAATAAAACTTGCTGGCTCCCATCCCCAGCCCTGTACCGGACAAGCCTCCGGAACCAATGGCCAGCAGCGACTGCACCGTCTGATAGCCAATTCCCTGCTGATGCTCCCAGGGATCAAGCCAGGCTGTAATCCGGTCCATCCGGTAGGCAGCGGCATAGGAAAAGTAAGCCAGCACCGCCGCACCGCCGCCATACAGCAGATAAAGCTGCTGCTTGGGCAGTCCGGCCAGCACATAGAGGATCAGACAAAGGCCCACCACAATCACGGCGGTCCCCATATCGGGCTGTTTGAGAATCAACACCCCCATGATGCCAATAAAAATGACCGGTAAGGACAGAAGTGAAATTTTTCTTTTTCGATCAATCCGTGGTCCCAAATAACTGGCCGCCACAATGACGGATGCCAGTTTGGCAATCTCCGACGGCTGAAATTTAATCCCCAGATTGAGCCAGCGCCGGGCTCCGTTGGCATCAACGCCGGTAAAATGAACGGCAATCAGCATGCCCAGCGTCATAACAGCCAAAAGCCCCGACAGCCGGTTCAACTTCCGGTAATCCGGCTTCGTAGCGATAATTAGGCCGACCAGACCAATTGCAAAGCTGATCAAATGACGTTTAAGAAAAAAATAGCTGTCGTCCAGCAGTTGTCCCGCCAAAACAAAGCTGGCACTGAATACATTAACCGTACCAATGATAAATAAAATAAAAGTAATATATAATACCGCTTCGGCCGGTCCTGTCCATATTTTAGGAATTTTCAGCATAACAAAGCCTCCGTATCTACTTTCTTCCATTATATCAGAAAATTTGTCTCCAGCCCAATAACCAAATTGCCCCGCCCTGCATAAGATATCATGCCGACAAGCGGATTTAACAGTAACAATCCGGTATCATCATGTGAGGTGAAGTATTATGGAAGGGATATCCTATCAGTTGCTGGCAATGGATGCGTTGGCCCATTCCCTGCTGCTAATCAATGGCGGCACCGGGCAAATTGTGAGCGAACTGCCCTATTCTGCCGACCTGTCGCCCATCGATCTGGCGGTGACGGCCGATGGCAGCAAAGCTTACATACCGGCTGACGCCAATGGAGAAGGCGTACTGCTGGCAGCCAATCTCCGCCAGCAGGCATTGTATCGCCTGCCGCTGGCCATTCCTTCGCCCAGCCAATTCTCCCTATCGCCTGACGGACAGTCGGCTTTTGTCGCAACTGCCGAGGGCTCCCTGCATCGGCTTGACCTGGTCTCCCTGTCGGTTACGCCTTGTGGCGCTCCCGGCTCACCGGAGACCTACTGTGTCGGTATTCAAACTGACGGCAACACGCTGTATAGCATTTGGGAACATCCCGGCGGTGGCAGCTTCGCCGCCTTCGATCATCAGGGACAGCTCCTTTATGAACAATCCATTCCCGGCATACCGACTAATCTGACACAGGATTCCCACGGCCATTTTATCATTCCCTTTACTTCGGAAAGCGCTTCCGGCGAAGGAATATTTCTCATGAGCAGACAGCCGGAAGCATCGGCGATCGAAGCTACCGCGACCATCCTCTATTGCAATTGCCAAAGCAGCAGCATTCCCTGCGCTTATCCTTCCCATGCCGCCTTTTCACCCGACGGGCACACGGCCTACATTGTTAATGAAGAAAGCGCCTCCATCACGGTCATCGACATCCCTACGGCAACCGTCACCGGCCGGATTCCGGTCGGCCGTTCCATCTCCTGCCTGCATCTGCTGCCTGGCGGTAATTTTGCCATCGCTTCCAGCCACATGTTCGCCGACTTAAGTTTGATCGACCTGGTAAACGGCAGGCTACTGTCCATCACCGATATGCAGCGCGAATTTCTCGGCTATATTGCCGTACTGCCGTCGGACACTCAGTAAACTGCATGCCAAGCGATAAGGACAAAAAAAACCTTCCTAACAATTCTTAGGAGGTTTTTTTCATGTACCGGGGCGTGTATTTAAACTACCGGAATGATCCATGGCGAGTGATTTTTGCGCCGGATGAATTAGGAAACTGCTGATTTATTCACACCACGCAGCCTGGCGGATCTTTTCCCGTCTGGCTGCGTCAATAAAACCTTGAAATGGCTGAGCTTTTCCTGCGGTTTTACTCCCTTGCCAGCCGAGAAATTCTCTCACCAGGCCGGCAGGTTCATTACAGCAGCGCTTCCTTTAAGTCTTGCAGGAATAGCGGCCCCTATTTCAAAAAATATTAATGAGGTATGGCATAAAAGGCGCCGACAGGGAGCGCTTCAGATAGTTTGAATACACGCCCTAGACCCCTTCACGACTACTTGATTTCCTTCCCTAATTTTCTGGGCCACCGGTCACCCCATTTATACTTAGGTTTCGCCAGGGGAGGAGAATCCTGCTTTGTAGTTTTCGTATGAACCTCTTTGCTGGCTTTCCCCGTGGCAGGTTTCATTTTCTTATCCGGCGGCTGAACGGCAGCAGCCGGTTTTTCGGTTTCAGCCGCCGGTTCGGCAGGCAGCTCCCCATCTGTCGGCAATGACGGCTCAAACTCAAACGCGGTGGACAGTTCCGTCACCGGTACAACTAGTTCCTCTTCCCGTTCAGTCAATTCACCGAACTCTTCCGGCATAACCGGTTCGCTCCCTGCAACTGGCGCTTCGCCGGTCTGGATGACCTCCCGTCCCTCCGGCAGGCTTTCCCAATCGGCACAACCGTCGGCGCAGGGTTCCAGAACATGCTTCATAATTCCCTTATCCATCAGCGATAGAACCATTAAGAAGTGTTCGGCCTCCCGGTATACATGATCAGCCAGCTCGGCTGGGATTAGACCAAGCAGGCGGCAATCGACAATCATATCATGGGTGGCCTTTTTAAAATTACGCAACCGCATAACTGCAGCCCGTACATCCCGTAGAAACCGTCTAAAGGAATTTACTTCCTTGCACAGGTGCATCATACTGCCAAAATCGCGGCCCTGTAAGTACAGATCATCAAATTCACGGGCA harbors:
- a CDS encoding spore coat associated protein CotJA → MERRPKKTYVSPDTDDCTYDEEYMEGTICPADMGMRLAHSYVPWQFYKQAFNPQEALAKGTLFPELYGVYKIPR
- a CDS encoding PspC domain-containing protein, with the protein product MVWVIRVGAYLFSGLTIWQFMQSNTAGGGPLHRPLAIDQAHAMILGVCAGVSNYTGVDVSLIRLVWVLAGLYRGAGIVLYLLAFFIMPLAS
- a CDS encoding FtsW/RodA/SpoVE family cell cycle protein; its protein translation is MLKIPKIWTGPAEAVLYITFILFIIGTVNVFSASFVLAGQLLDDSYFFLKRHLISFAIGLVGLIIATKPDYRKLNRLSGLLAVMTLGMLIAVHFTGVDANGARRWLNLGIKFQPSEIAKLASVIVAASYLGPRIDRKRKISLLSLPVIFIGIMGVLILKQPDMGTAVIVVGLCLILYVLAGLPKQQLYLLYGGGAAVLAYFSYAAAYRMDRITAWLDPWEHQQGIGYQTVQSLLAIGSGGLSGTGLGMGASKFYYLPESHTDFAFAVLCQEWGFFGALLVLVLMGLLACYGGQIARRTPDGFGKILAIGVTLLVAGQAVINIGMVSGLLPVVGVPLPFISFGGTSLIVNLVAMGILINIGRRSARPAVPVDELSGPELPEKPEKRLKLVQRLKDRR
- a CDS encoding DUF2935 domain-containing protein, with amino-acid sequence MSRQPSSRTVPQPLEPLNVEELRFWLTIMKEHAIFIKNGLPCGCTELRDEAQAFCEEFAMLLERTKHAQSDKKFNELVNDAKCTVKDFCKFKRRLLEDILLCKIQGHSYPLFIDHMAREAEYVLMLLEQMKSGKIPLTTASKAQETLFWLRLMADHTKFIVHLLDPSERILICTAEEFAREFDDLYLQGRDFGSMMHLCKEVNSFRRFLRDVRAAVMRLRNFKKATHDMIVDCRLLGLIPAELADHVYREAEHFLMVLSLMDKGIMKHVLEPCADGCADWESLPEGREVIQTGEAPVAGSEPVMPEEFGELTEREEELVVPVTELSTAFEFEPSLPTDGELPAEPAAETEKPAAAVQPPDKKMKPATGKASKEVHTKTTKQDSPPLAKPKYKWGDRWPRKLGKEIK